Within the Astyanax mexicanus isolate ESR-SI-001 chromosome 9, AstMex3_surface, whole genome shotgun sequence genome, the region tttgagatgcactagtatatcttgTGCCAGGGAAATTACACTAATTATTGTAATCTGTAATTATTGTTACAGATCAGATGATTacaaattgtaatattttgaatACTGCTAGTGGCTTctgtttaaaagagaaaatattagGCACTGCTGCTTTAATAGAAACAGGGAACTATGTTACTATCTGTATTTTGTAATTACCTACAATTGACTTAACTTCCTTGGGTGAGGTCTGGGAGAAGGCTGGTCAGGAGCAGGCCAGTGGATGGCAGAAACAGGCTGATGATCATCCTTCAGCTGCAGACAGAAGAAGACTGGGTGGGAAGAGGAAGCCTGTATGACCTGTTCTACACGGTTTTGAACAATCTGCTGAAGCTAGGAGTTTTTCTATTCGGCTGTAATGAAATCAGACGGGTTGATCTCGCTGTCGGCCATCGGAGACTGCGGGGGTAAACACCGCACGACTCGCTAATCTCGGTAGGAACGAATTTGTGTTTGGAGGAATCGTCctgtgtgttgttgctgctgctgctgtcagtgTTATTACTGAACTGGAACTGGGCTATAAtgaaacagaaatatttaaattatGGATTAAATGTGTTAACTATATTAAATTCGTGGCAGAATATTGGCTGAAGGACGATGTAAGTTATTTGGTTACATCAGATCGCTGGCTAGCGTTATATAGATAGCTTGACTAGACTGTAGCTAACTGGGTAAGCTATTGTGATTTCTTCGTAATTAGCTAAGCAAGCTatctagctagcaagctaacagctAGCTTAGCTGTAGTCCGTTTGGTTTCATTGTTAAGCTAGTTGCTAGCtagcttatcttagcttagctaagctaactacatTAGCGATTCTCGTTGCTAggctaagctaacgttagctaggttagcatagctagcgTCCAGAGCTCCTATTATGAAATTCCTCGCTTTTAGACTAATAGTCTATGTTCTTAACATATGTTATGTTTATATACGTTTATTAAACGCATGGATATTCATAAGTTGGTCCTAATATGTAATTATAACAGTTATTTCAATCAGTAATATTGTTGGGTGGCTAGCGAGCTAACTTGCCATCAAGCTAACCTGTCTAGCTACATAGTTACTTAGGTTACTTAAGCTAGCTTTAGCTTGCTAACTTAGCTTACACTAGCTGCTGTGAGAGCTTCATATCATATTTCGTACATGTCAGGCAAATATATATATGCTTGTGTCAGCTAAACTTATCTGCTTGTGAtcttatttctgtgtgtgtgtgtctcctctgTAGGTTGAACGCTGTGGATGTAGTGACAGTGCTGCCCAGGTCATTGGGGTGGACGGCATGTCTGTGTGAGGGCCAGTCAGAAAAGTAAGTTATTGAGTACAGATAGATGATGAGCAAAGGTGTGGAAAagtattaatttttaatactCAGGTAGAAGgattaaaaaatttaaagagactttattgtcattcgcatcacatgtggtacatgaggtgggaCAAAATTGTATTCTCACAATCCAGTTTCACCCAAAAAAGCAATTGTTATAATAAGATGAATataaagatagaataaaatgaaacagaataaaatagatcaaaataaataaacaaaatgtaaagTAGAGAAgcaaagtagcagcaacatgaagtccagagtgcaagttttgcgaTAGCAGCATGGATAAGTGTAATAattgtctcagtgcaagtaaagtaaaaattgttgttttaaatctaaaaaaaatggtgcggtttaagagtcttacagcttctggaatgaagctgtttctcagtacTGCCTGAGGGGAGAGGGAAAAAAAGTGGTGATCCTTcttgatgcaggtggcccttttcctgcatctgaagGTGTAGATGTCCCGTGATGCTGGGGATGTTGACTCTGACAGTTCTCtctgcagccttcaccaccctagATGTATAGATACTAGGCtttaaaatacttcagtagaagtTGATCTATCAACTAAAGCTTTTTTCTCccttaaaagagtaaaagtactcttttcaaaactactttaagtATGAAAGTAACAGTAATGTAATGGAAaaaagtcctatagtgcactaccctctCCCCAAAACACATGTTTCTAaatccataatgactataatgttatattaaaatattatggttaaaacatttgggatgcactaggctccttgTTTCAGCCgaatatatgcccattgaaaatgaaagCATTTTAGTGCAATACAAATAGATTAAAGAGAATTAGTAGAgttgagttctcttgagtctctgccacTGATTATCtgtcttcatactaggctacatgcATCTGATATGTCTTTGCTGGAGTGTGGCGTGACGCGCAGATGTGAtgacgtttttttgtttgtttgtttgttttactgtgGCAAGCCAGAATAAGTGGTAATAGTGCACATAGTTAGTAAACAGATCATACAACACATGGTGAATTTAGATACTGCACAAAGTAGAGCGCTGGAGCAGCAATAAGTGAAACTTTTTATTGCACATAGTAAGAAATATTCAAAAATTGTAGGTTTATATTCAAACACACGAACAGTTATCACACTGTTTAATGAATCACTCCTTCTGTTTAACTAAAGCAGTGCAATATTCACATGTGCAAAATCACAGTACTGGACATTCAATATTATGTCACCtgttgaatcattgacttctggcaaacctttttttttatcgcaatatATATCTCTAAGCAACAGCATATCACAATGTAAACCTTTTTCCAATATTGTACAGCCATAAAATCTGTAACATAGTTTACAAGAtgcaaatacagaaataaaaaaactcattttcttataatttcttttctgtttctaataatttacatttatttgggaTTTTGTATCTAAAGAAATTGCCCCTTCTGGTAAAACGTGCTAATTTTCCGTCTCAGCTTGTTTGCTCTCTTTTTAGCCTTAACTAAGTTGTTAATTCaacacatggaaaaaaaaaagtcataaataaaatagttgttgatccaaaaaaaaacatatgtcattttttttgttcacttttaCGAACTGAACCCTCCTgcggaaaaaaaaaggaaatctgaGTGAGCAGTTGCTTTGCATCTTTTGGGCATTTGACTGGCAGCACAATTCCAGTGATTCTCAGATCGGTTAATGGAAATGTCTTTCATCTTGTGGGTGGAAGTGCTGATTGAGGAGTAATTTTTTTGTGCTTTCAAAATCAGGACAATAAATCAGTGTTCACCAGAGATCAGAGAGAGCTTGAGGGTGGTGGGAGAAGGAGATGTAATGTTGATGATGGGTAATATCAATTTAACCCCTCCTGCTGCTGCATGGTGATTAGTAGACTGGTAGAAGTCTTTAGACTTTGATCAAATATTGTTGCTGAACTGTTATTCTGTGTTTAAATTGTATAGTATTATATAATATGACCAAGAGTACAAAATAAAAAGGAAAGGCTAATCTCACTAATAGTTTCCATGTAGTTATGTGTGTATTTGGCTTATGGTAGATAGTGACCAATATTAGTGCAAGACATTTTATAATTGATTTGGTTTTCGCTGATGataatttaatattttctcttttttcttattaatctgctttttaaaatgaGCTAAGCATTTCACTTCCTTTTCCaggttttaggttttttttatatatatattttaatcgtattctatgtgtttaaaaattgTGGATGTTTACTTCTTAACAATAATCCCTTCATGTGAACTGGTTCAGTCTATTTTTTGAATACCAGACTTTTAAAGCTCAGTtaaacagtgcaaaaaatatttttttcattgcttCTCTTTTACAGGTAGACAAGTATGCAGTCTTCTGGGCACCGGTTACGGGATGTGGAGCAGCACCATCCCTTACTGGGCAGTGGGGAGGAGGAGGTGGCAGTGGGCCGTGTCTGGTTTATCCAGGATGGCTGTGGCATGGTGTGCGCCTTCATGACCTGGTTTCTGGTGTTGTATGCACAGTTCGTGGTGAATTTTGTCATGTTGCTTCCCTCCAAAAGCTTCTGGTACACTTTAATCAATGGAGTGGCGTTTAACTTCTTGGCTGTGCTGGCGCTGGCATCGCACCTACGCACCATGCTGACAGATCCGGTAAGACCATATGGAAAGACTTAACAAGATTCTTAATGGgttaactttaatttaatcacTGAAGGGTCATGGGTTAGGAGATGTGCTGTGTGAGAGGCAGGGGTGGGCCAAGACTGCTTTGCCAGATTTGCAATTCTAAACTGCTGTAGCTTATTCTCAGTTTCACTTTTGCTGGTTTGCTTTAATACGTTTTTAACAAGCACTTAAAATAATTCAGTTCTGTTATGAGAATGCTTTCTTAAATGGTCAAtgaaaatattgattactgaGTATTGAGTAATGTGTCTGATTGCtgttattttggaacatttccaacatttttatataaatcatTTGTACATTTGTATGGTTTTAATAGGGATTTGGCATCTTGGTTCTTCACTGTAACTGATCACGTGAATATTGTGTTTGTCAGGGAGCGGTCCCTAAAGGTAATGCCACTAAAGAGTACATGGAAAGTCTACAATTGAAACCTGGGGAGGTCATCTATAAGTGCCCTAAATGTTGTAGCATCAAGCCAGAGAGAGCCCATCATTGCAGGTTAGTTTTTACCCTTACATTCACAAATATGAAATCTGTCCTGCtctcaaaaaaaaacataactaatcAGAATCAGATTCATTGACAGTGTATGGTATTCCAGATAATATATAGTACACACATTAATGCACAAACaatacatacattatatagacagtagtattgatgtatttttattagttatttatacTGTCTGTCTTTGTCCCAGTATCTGCAAGAGATGTATCAGGAAAATGGATCATCATTGTCCCTGGGTGAACAACTGTGTGGGAGAAAACAATCAGCGGTTCTTTGTCCTGTTCACTGTAAGTAGGAATGTGGGGGTGTTTGGTTTTCTTTGTTTCCACCTTGCTATCACCTTGCTGGGTTAAACATTAGCAGATATTTGAATTTTTAAAGTGTGTGGGAAATTTGGTTAAATGGACTGTTATTTCAGTTATGTAAAATGTACAGATAGACACTAAAAATTTGacaaatatttttacatattttataaagaaaaagaCCAGAAACCCAGACCCAAAACCCGAACCAGAAAGTTTGTAGAGAATCCCTTTAGTATACACGAGAAGTTTGTTTACCAGATATATTTCTGATTCATACAATATTACTGTAATATGTTGTTTTGCACGTGTGGAAACTGTGCCAGAATTCACATGTGCATATTTCTCACTGCTTCTGTTAATTAAAACTGCTTCGGTTGACTGTTGTTCTTTTGTTTTCTGTGCAGATGTATATAGCTTCAATTTCCCTGCATGCCCTCTGCCTCAGCTTTTTCCATTTCTTCACCTGTGTCAAAGTCCAGTGGAGCGGTGAGTCATGATCTTAGGGTTTATCATGGTTGGCTGAACAAAAGGTTCCTACCTGTAGATATCTAGGAGGGAAGGCTAATTATGGCAGGCTTAATTGCTGTAATTGTTGTGCGTGTGCTGTGATGTATTAAATTGTATGTGTGTAAGAGCTCATTTATTGATAAATCAGCTGGAATGTTCATCAGTTTTTCACTAGACTAACAATAACAGCTATTAAATTAGATGAAAATCattgtttgtattatttgagatACTATATTATTTGAGAGACTATAGGTCTCAAAAGAGGGAGCTATTACTCTGAAACAGCTGCTTCAGGGACAAACTACCCTTGATTTTATTCTAGGTACAGGTAAGGCCAATTTATACGTCTGGTCTTAGCCTCTTCTTCCTACTCACGTTCCTGCCTTCCCGGTTTAAACTGAGGAGCAACACAGAGTCACGGTGGTAcagacacagaagtataaacaagCACACTACGTAGGTCACTCGCACCGGCTAAGCCATAGACAACAGGACCTTTATGTTGCATTTATGGAGGTGACATCATTATTACTATAGTTGTACAACATCAGAAGAGAATAAATGTCCCTTGTAAGTCTTCATTTCTTCCAGTGTTACTTCCTCATGCTCTTTTAATGCAGTATTTCCTGTCACTCCTGACCTGCTCACAGCTGAAAACCTACTACTGTGTTACAAAGTCTATTGCTTTGTATTACATCACCAGGCAGACCAACCCCAGAATCAGAAATTCATATTCGTACTAATAGGAGACCTTCATACTCACTCACTTGTTTGccattatatttatatgtatattaaaagCCCTTGTGAGAACAGAAAGAAGGTATCCTATTTCAGACTGTGTTTATATATAAAGctgacccaaataatcagctGTTATTTGATACCTGTTGATCTAACCAGCTGTTTCTGTAATTTTAATATTATCGTCTTCCTGATGAAAACAGAAAGTTTACTCCCTTatctttagattaaaaaaaaacgttcttGAATGATCTCTTAAAGTCTTAATAGTTTGTTCTTAAGACAATCTTTGTATTTATCCCAGCCTCTATTCTGCATTTTACTTTTCTATTGTtgagtttaatataaaaaaaaggtttagtaAAAGTAAACAAGGGTGCACCAAATATTCAGAAATCACAATTATTCATCCAGTATATTGATGTCTAGTTGGATGATAATGTTCaattcaaaatgaatgaaaaccttaaaaaaaatatgttgttttaggtaaatacatttatttcagtgtattcctatttttttaaacagaacctTGAAGTGAGGGAGAAAATGTCTCTTTGGAAATTGTGAAAActaataatgttataatgtttGAAAGTCAATATGTTCTTTCATTAAAAATAGAACTTTAAGAAGTACTTTAAGAGCAACTTCCTTTTAATTCCTGTAGGTTAAAATGTCTCAGACTGCCAAGATTAATTCTGAAGACTAATGATTGTTCTtagaatatttataaaattagaCTTTTTTATACTTCAGAAACAAACATTGCATTATTTGTGAATTCTAATGTATGTAGTTGTATTTCTTGGCATTGCTTTAATATTTACCAAATTTTGTTAATTTGCAGAGTGCAGTGATTTCTCCCCTCCTGTGGCCGTCATGCTCCTCATTTTCCTCTGCTTGGAGGCTATCCTCTTCCTCACCTTCACCGCCGTCATGTTCGGCACACAAATTCACTCCATTTGCAATGATGAGACGGTGAGTCAAGCAGAACAGCCTGTAGATAATGTTCTCCATGCACAGATTACACTTAATCAAGAGCTCAATCCATTGCTAATGGGCTAATTATATAAACTAATTATACAATAGACATATTGAATGAAACGGGCTAATTACATACTAATAATTAACTTCAGCTGATGAATTTTAATGTGCAAGTTTAATATGCAGGCTTACAGAACTTTGAAGAAGTGTGTGTTATATAAAGAATTCAATTATGTATTTTAACTTGTTTAATATAATAGCCTCTGTATGTGCATTAATGAATAAATTCCTATTATCTTTGCACTCAATGCTTATAGGAAATCGAGAGGCTGAAGAATGAGAAGCCGACGTGGGAGCGGCGGGTGCGCTGGGAGGGGATGAAGGCAGTGTTTGGGGGTCCTCCCTCTCTTCTGTGGTTCAATCCTTTTGCTGGACTGCGCCTCAGGCGCCTGCGGATGGTCCACAGTCGCAAAGGAGGCTCAGAGTTCTCAGTCTGAGGCATCCCAGCatcctggtgtgtgtgctaacaTGCCAGTAAACCCCACACATTGAGAACATGGCACATCTCTCCTAGCTGGTGGTGCAGGTAGGAGAACACAGTGAAGAGAATGCAATAGACTTAAAGCTGCTggcccggaggaggaggagaggggctGGGCCAGGACCGTATAGACTCTCTATTAAACCACTGGACCTCAACAGAAGGATCATAATTTTTACTTTTGCTTACGTTGGCTGTGCCTGACCTGTCTTCATGAACATCCGAACAGATTTTccgtttgtttgtgtttttaaggGACTATTTTTTTGTGTAGATATAATACAAGATATTGACTCAATGCTTTAAAAAGGTACCAAGAACATCAGCATTTATAAGGGTATTGCTTCAGAGCATTAGTGTCAAAGTAGTCAAGTTCTTTACAGTCAGTGAATcttggtccaaaaaaaaaatcctacggACCAAATTGAAATTTGGAGAAGAATGTCTTATTTGCCAAGAAAGTTCTAAACCATATTCTGCATTAAGTGCTTGCTATGAAGCTGTAATAAAACGCTCCCCTGTCTTAGGTATAGATTATACATAAAATCATGAGATAAACATTAAATCAGAAATTATGACAGATGACAGATTATTTTAGCTTATTATGTTGTAGAGACAATAATACATCTAAAGCCTTATTTACACAATCTTGAAGATTATAGAAATGGCAGTAAATGCTGTAGAGAGTATTTAGATCACTGCACTGTTTCAGTGCTGCAGTCATGATCAGTTTTTAAGCTGTTTGAATGGCAAGAATCAAGACAAATCACTTTAGGGTGTGCAGAATGAAAGCATGACCTGCACCCTTTTGCACATTTGAGTTCAGCCATTACATCTGAGGGCTCAGTCAGACCCAGCTGTTGTTTCATATTTCCAGATGTTTGGTTCAAGCTCCTTGTCCTTTTTTGATGCAGAGGCAGCACTGTGTGGTACGGTGCTGCGGCTGCACCTCACTCTCTAATCTTCACTGTATTTCTCACTTCTCTGTAAGACGGGAGCTTTTACCTCAGCGGTTAATAGTGATTTTTATGACGATATATGTATAATTATTGCAGATGAAAACATGTTTTACGAACTAAATAGAGTGAACACAATGTATAATATTTTATCTTTCAGTATGTACTCATgatgcaatacaatacaaaacaatctAGAGTATAAAACATGTTCAAAAAGCACTAGACGCCAATCTCCCACCAACAGAGCTGAACCTGCCATGGCTGTTGGCCTGTTTAGTGGTTTAGTGTTATGACAGTTGACAGTGTTGGTTCTTGCTGGTTCTCTGTTCATGCTAATTGATGTTTTCAGCAACTTGTTAGTCCTGTTGTGGTGGCCTCTTCCCAGTTCTGGTTTATTGCAGTGACCAGTGTTTCAGCACTTCAGTCCATACTTCTGATTCTGCTTACTggttatttaaagcagcagtccttaagatttgaTATAATTTCTtataaattgaaagcagtagtattcctgaggaGGGTGGGaagaaactattttaaataatagTATCATTTGGCATGTTGGTGTGGCCATCAATGAAAcatcttatatacagctctggaaaaaaactaagagatcactttagtttctgaatcagtttttctgatttcgctatttataggtatatgtttgagtaaaattaacatggatgttttattctataaacaacatttctcccaaattccaaataaaaatattgtcattcagaacatttatttgcagaaaatgagaagtagctgaaataacaaagatgcagagctttcagaccttaaataatgcaatatttcatatattcatattcataaagttttaagaaaaatcaatatttggtggtataaccctggtttttaataacagttttcatgcaacatcttggcatgttctccaccaccagtcttacacgctgctttcggataactttataccactcctggtgcaaaaattcaagcatttcaacttggtttgatggcttttgatcatccatcttcctcttgattatattctagaggttttcaatttggtaaactcaaagaaactcataattttaggtggtcttttatttttttccagagctgtataattattGTTAAAACAGAGGTCTGGTAGGTTCTTGCGGTAATatgtcatgtgttttttttatgtaattacacCACATGCACAGCCTCTAAAGGAGGATCTCGCATGTTAAACATGGAGAAACGAACATACTCAGAACAACAtactctgtctttatctggtCACCCAGAGAGGTCTCAAAATCTCTAAATCCCTAAAATGTAGGGACTTTCACTTTATCAAGTCATGAGTGTCaacagataaaaaatgaaatgctgtaaTGTCACCTTAACAATGGCTTTCCATACTGATAACCTAACAGAAAGACTTGCACCTGAATGACATCTTAGTTTTTGGATGGTTAGCCGAGTGCAATCTACTGTAGTTCAAATACAGTTCGTGGAAtaacttaatattttttaactgtttacttgagacaatgtttttttctgtaatacaGGATTTACAcccaccagccataacattaaaacacttGGTCTGATATCATGTAGGTCCTCTAAAGGGATTTTGTTGCATTGTAGGCATCTGGAGGTTACAGCAGCAGATCATGTAAGGTGTGAGGTGGGGCCTCCATGAGCATCAGTGAACATTGGAGGCCCATAAATCCTTTCTTGGAGCACTTCTGACCACTGCACACTGGGAACACCCTACAAGAACTGCCTGATCTATTCAGAGAGTCTCAGATTCTAATGCCTGACAACAAACCAAGAACTGTGTTTGCTGCTTAGTAACCACTAGAACCAGATCATCAATGATATTCACATCATCTGGCAGTAGTTTTAATGTCATGGCTGATTAGATTGGGGTATAAATACGATGCTGTCAAGTGGGAAGGAAAACAAAGCTCACAACCTACATATAGTTCTTGATTGGGTTCTACTGGTTGCAGATGTTGGAGGAAACTTGCCTTTTATTAGCATGTATGTCACTGAGAATGTATATTGTGCTTTTTATATCTAAGTATTTAGAAAGAAGATGGAAAGGGAACATTTTATTgacactaaaaatatatatatgtgctgtTATGCTTTCCTTATCCTCACTACAGAAGGAGTACTGCCTAACTGCATCAATTCCTCATTGAACTTGCAGGTTGGCCACCACAGCTTAGCATTCCTGTGAGAACACTTAGGGAGAGTTTCCCAGACGGGGATTAAGACTAGTCCTggattacacagcattttgagTGGAGATTTTTCATTGGAAGGAAATTATATACTTCATTCCAAAGTGTAGGctacagtcaagatacaactgtCCTATGAAGTGTCCTTCTCAGTAGCTTGTTGGTCACAAATTTGGAACAGTTTCCCTTGTTTTCTGACATTTTTTGCCCAATTATTGTGGTGCTCTTGTTCGTTTCTTCATTTCTCCCACATGTTGGACGTGCACTGAACGTCGGCTGCATGTCTCACCTGTTAACAAATGGTTCTTCAGTGAGGCAGCGGCTGAAAAATGCAGCCTACACTTTGTAACATGGTTATACAGTCTACGAGTAATCTTAATCCCTGTCTAGAAAACTGACCCTCGACATAAGAGTCTTGCCCCTGGTgctgcaggagtgtgtgttaagtgtgttaACCTTCCGTATAGAGTTGAGAAGCAAGGGAAAAGCTTTTGCACACAAACATACATCCTGCATTAAAGGGTTGCTTGTAGAAGCAAAGAATATAATATCAGAGCTTTATTCACATGTAGGCTAGTCGAGATAATCAAGTTTAAAACCCCATGCCAACTGTGGAACCTGTGGTCAAGATTATGTGTAGAGTTCTAATACAATCAAAGAGAATGTTGGAAGCATTGTTCTTTACGActggaaaacacacacagatgatGTTATTAAATACAGTGTGAATGGTTACtgatttatcaagaaattttcaATTGTGTCAAACAATAATAATTGTTCTTTCATATGTAAAGCTCTTTTGCATAATAAAGTTGTTAGGTTCAAAGATTCAAGTTCCAAGCTTACGATTGATTCTcgttttaaactgaaagcagatatCACTGCAGACATCATCAAACAGATGGCCTTCTCAGGCACAAGAAGCTGCATTTATGAACCAAGTTTAGGTTTGGTGACCCAATTTTGTGTTTAACTCCATGTTTTATAAATAAGTGCAGGCAGTATGACTATTTGGTATTGGTgttgaaaatataaataatataaataaaaattggttTCTGATATACGGTCATACCCCAATATTCAACAAAAAAAGGGCAGATTGACAGTAGGCTCAAACACACGCTCCTCATAGCTCACCCACTATCATCCTCATCTGTTCCTCtcctgatatatattttttacatcataCATTTTTTTCTATTACTACTATGATGCAGTTTTTCCCATTTTGTTGGGCCAAGCAAGTCTTTTCTAATTAGGTATTAAAATGAAAAGGtttttcaattctctgtatgctTGACTCAAAAAATcacaattattatataaaaatctaaaacatatcaAAAACTAAAATCATACAAATtgccagaatcttaaaaaaatatgatgCACATTTTGTGATGGCCAACATCAACAATGTTTGTATAATTAAATGTATACAAATCTGGCTTTTACTTTGTTTAAGTTAATCTTTAAACCCTTACTGTAAGTTCTGGAGTGCATAGTTCACAAGCTTTACTTGTTTACTGATCCGACGGCAGAAAATGCAATGGTTTTCTTAAACAAagtcaacaaatattttttttttatgtttatatattcttCTTgccacaaaatacaaaaaacagatttcagattttttttaacaatgtgaGAAAAGGTCAAATACACTGTATGTCACAGCAAAAGTCATTCATGGCAGGAAACACTTGTCTGCAAGGTCTGAGACACAGGTAATTATTTCACCTTATTCTTCGACAGGTGGTGAGACAATGATTCCAAAGACCGGTCCAAAATGGCATTAATGTATGGAacacattttgcacattttggtCTCTTGTACATTTAACAGACGGCTCTCTTCAGTCCAGCCACTAACAAA harbors:
- the zdhhc7 gene encoding palmitoyltransferase ZDHHC7, whose amino-acid sequence is MQSSGHRLRDVEQHHPLLGSGEEEVAVGRVWFIQDGCGMVCAFMTWFLVLYAQFVVNFVMLLPSKSFWYTLINGVAFNFLAVLALASHLRTMLTDPGAVPKGNATKEYMESLQLKPGEVIYKCPKCCSIKPERAHHCSICKRCIRKMDHHCPWVNNCVGENNQRFFVLFTMYIASISLHALCLSFFHFFTCVKVQWSECSDFSPPVAVMLLIFLCLEAILFLTFTAVMFGTQIHSICNDETEIERLKNEKPTWERRVRWEGMKAVFGGPPSLLWFNPFAGLRLRRLRMVHSRKGGSEFSV